From a region of the Salvelinus alpinus chromosome 2, SLU_Salpinus.1, whole genome shotgun sequence genome:
- the LOC139541339 gene encoding endoplasmic reticulum resident protein 27-like, with product MSEFNFMKKPFAQTYDGADTPSEETFGYKELVEAAKTVKHIPVALCSDKEAWAKLSIVSDAIAIFRKADNHQDNLQLSETKKVEADGLVRFITMNELRYITEYNQVTAVGLFQSEVKAHLLLFINRVSGDYKELKDRLGALAPEFVGEFLFVLVHGVRSNEKSLGYFGLTSCDLPRVGIYDGDSDMKWLMPEGEISTERVREFCQSLILGNLKEVKQAGEPDPKTEL from the exons atgtctgagtttaacTTCATGAAGAAACCCTTTGCCCAAACCTACGATGGCGCAGat actcccTCAGAGGAGACTTTTGGCTACAAGGAGCTTGTGGAGGCAGCTAAGACTGTGAAGCATATCCCTGTGGCTCTGTGCAGCGATAAGGAGGCATGGGCCAAACTCAGCATCGTGTCTGACGCTATCGCCATCTTCAGAAAG GCAGATAACCACCAAGACAACCTTCAGCTCTCTGAGACCAAGAAAGTGGAGGCGGACGGCCTTGTTCGCTTTATCACCATGAACGAGCTTCGCTACATCACCGAGTACAACCAAGTG acagCAGTGGGTCTGTTCCAGTCTGAGGTGAAGGCACACCTCCTGCTCTTCATCAACAGGGTGAGTGGTGACTATAAAGAGCTCAAGGACCGACTAGGAGCTCTGGCCCCAGAATTTGTTGGCGAG TTCCTGTTTGTGCTGGTACACGGGGTGAGGTCCAATGAGAAATCTCTGGGCTACTTCGGCCTGACTTCATGTGACCTTCCCCGCGTGGGCATTTACGACGGCGACTCAGATATGAAGTGGCTCATGCCCGAGGGAGAGATCTCCACTGAGCGTGTGCGGGAATTCTGCCAGTCACTCATACTAGGCAATCTCAAG GAGGTGAAGCAGGCAGGAGAACCTGATCCTAAAACGGAGttgtaa
- the LOC139567881 gene encoding uncharacterized protein, which translates to MAVMIGIAFRVSWLCCLLIGGITCSTSEGDWSPALGPNAAWLYAGSLRSLGYGNYKSPTAQMKAQQKHPASILRKELALMSQQPQQMRYQAQMTQNQPATELQKQLTAMNQQVWHPAQMPLQQKQPTAEPQQVWHPAQMPVQQKQPTAVPQQVWHPAQMPVQQKQPTAVPQQVWHPGQMHLQQKQPIAVPQQVWHPAQMPLQQKQPTAVPQQVWHPAQISVQQKQPTAVPQQVWHPAQMPLQQKQPTAVPQQVWHPAQMPVQQKQPTAVPQQVWHPAQMPLQQKQPTAVPQQVWHPAQMPLQQKQPTAVPQQVWHPAQMPLQQKQPTAVPQQVWHPAQMPLQQKQPTAVPQQVWHPAQMPLQQKQPTAVPQQVWHPAQMPLQQKQPTAVPQQVWHSAQMPVQQKQPTAVPQQVWHPAQMPLQQKQPTAVPQQVWHPAQMPVQQKQPTAVPQQVWNPAQMPVQQKQPTAVPQQVWHPAQMPVQQKQPTAVHQQVWHPAQMPVQQKQPTAVPQQVWHPAQMPLQQKQPTAVPQQVWHPAQMPVQQKQPTAVPQQVCHPAQMPVKQKQPTAVPQQVWHPAQMPLQQKQPTAVPQQVWHPAQMPVQQKQPTAVSQQVWHPAQMPLQQKQPTAVPQQVWHPAQFPQQELAVEPQQQQELAVEPQQQQELAVEPQQQQELAVEPQQQQELAVEPQQQQELAVEPQQQQELAVEPQQQQELAVEPQQQQELAVEPQQQQELAVEPQQQQELAVEPQQQQELAVEPQQQQELAVEPQQQQELAVEPQQQQELAVEPQQQQELAVEPQQQELAVEPQQQLAVDSQQVRYPAQMHQQQPNHIPQQEWHVAHMPLQQKQLATEPQQKEPTAMPPQVWYRAKTLQQQNHLAFMPQKQQASIPQQPPLVWHPAYFPQLQKELAVEPQQQKELAVEPQQVRYPAQMPQQQPNHIPQQLWHVAQMPQQQLVPMSQQKHYESTEDGVSSNSQFQISSKLHYENGRTVFSQTRYTPREAMLVDSGNAPNDSDVGIFEPSTYPPLVMDPTRKI; encoded by the exons ATGGCCGTGATGATAGGAATTGCTTTCAG AGTTTCTTGGCTTTGTTGCCTGCTAATTGGAGGGATAACGTGTTCTACATCAGAAG GTGATTGGTCTCCTGCACTGGGTCCTAATGCAGCATGGCTCTATGCAGGATCACTTAGGTCTCTAGGATATGGCAATTATAAGTCTCCAACAGCTCAAATGAAAGCGCAACAGAAACATCCGGCCTCCATCCTGCGGAAGGAACTGGCCCTCATGTCCCAGCAACCTCAGCAAATGAGATATCAAGCTCAAATGACCCAGAATCAACCAGCCACTGAACTTCAAAAGCAACTGACTGCCATGaaccagcaagtgtggcatccagctcaaatgcccctgcagcagaagcaaccgaccgcagaacctcagcaagtgtggcatccagctcaaatgcccgtgcagcagaagcaaccgaccgccgtgccccagcaagtgtggcatccagctcaaatgcccgtgcagcagaagcaaccgaccgccgtgccccagcaagtgtggcatccaggtCAAATGCacctgcagcagaagcaaccgatcgccgtgccccagcaagtgtggcatccagctcaaatgcccctgcagcagaagcaaccgaccgccgtgccccagcaagtgtggcatccagctcaaatttctgtgcagcagaagcaaccgaccgccgtgccccagcaagtgtggcatccagctcaaatgcccctgcagcagaagcaaccgaccgccgtaccccagcaagtgtggcatccagctcaaatgccagtgcagcagaagcaaccgaccgccgtgccccagcaagtgtggcatccagctcaaatgcccctgcagcagaagcaaccgaccgccgtgccccagcaagtgtggcatccagctcaaatgcccctgcagcagaagcaaccgaccgccgtgccccagcaagtgtggcatccagctcaaatgcccctgcagcagaagcaaccgaccgccgtgccccagcaagtgtggcatccagctcaaatgcccctgcagcagaagcaaccgaccgccgtgccccagcaagtgtggcatccagctcaaatgcccctgcagcagaagcaaccgaccgccgtgccccagcaagtgtggcatccagctcaaatgcccctgcagcagaagcaaccgaccgccgtgccccagcaagtgtggcattcAGCTCAAATGCCagtgcagcagaagcaaccgaccgccgtgccccagcaagtatggcatccagctcaaatgcccctgcagcagaagcaaccgaccgccgtgccccagcaagtgtggcatccagctcaaatgccagtgcagcagaagcaaccgaccgccgtgccccagcaagtgtggaatccagctcaaatgcccgtgcagcagaagcaaccgaccgccgtgccccagcaagtgtggcatccagctcaaatgccagtgcagcagaagcaaccgaccgccgtgcaccagcaagtgtggcatccagctcaaatgccagtgcagcagaagcaaccgaccgccgtgccccagcaagtgtggcatccagctcaaatgcccctgcagcagaagcaaccgaccgccgtgccccagcaagtgtggcatccagctcaaatgccagtgcagcagaagcaaccgaccgccgtgccccagcaagtgtgtcatccagctcaaatgccagtgaagcagaagcaaccgaccgccgtgcctcagcaagtgtggcatccagctcaaatgcccctgcagcagaagcaaccgaccgccgtaccccagcaagtgtggcatccagctcaaatgcccgtgcagcagaagcaaccgaccgccgtgtcccagcaagtgtggcatccagctcaaatgcccctgcagcagaagcaaccgaccgccgtgccccagcaagtgtggcatccagctcaattTCCCCAGCAAGAGCTGGCCGTCGaaccccagcagcagcaggagctggccgtcgaaccccagcagcagcaggagctggccgtcgaaccccagcagcagcaggagcttgccgtcgaaccccagcagcagcaggagctggccgtcgaaccccagcagcagcaggagctggccgtcgaaccccagcagcagcaggagctggccgtcgaaccccagcagcagcaggagcttgccgtcgaaccccagcagcagcaggagctggccgtcgaaccccagcagcagcaggagctggccgtcgaaccccagcagcagcaggagctggccgtcgaaccccagcagcagcaggagctggccgtcgaaccccagcagcagcaggagctggccgtcgaaccccagcagcagcaggagctggccgtcgaaccccagcagcagcaggagctggccgtcgaaccccagcagcagcaggagctggcCGTCGAACCCCAGCAGCAGGAGCTGGCCGTCGAACCCCAGCAGCAGCTGGCTGTCGATTCCCAGCAAGTGAGGTATCCAGCTCAAATGCACCAGCAGCAACCGAACCACATTCCTCAGCAAGAATGGCATGTAGCTCAcatgcccctgcagcagaagcaactGGCCACTGAACCTCAGCAGAAGGAACCGACCGCCATGCCCCCGCAAGTGTGGTATCGAGCTAAAACGCTCCAGCAGCAAAATCATTTGGCCTTCATGCCACAGAAGCAACAGGCCTCCATTCCCCAGCAGCCTCCGCTTGTGTGGCATCCAGCTTATTTTCCCCAGCTGCAGAAGGAACTGGCCGTCGAACCCCAGCAGCAGAAGGAACTGGCCGTCGAACCCCAGCAAGTGAggtatccagctcaaatgccccagCAGCAACCAAACCACATTCCTCAGCAATTATGGCATGTAGCCCAAATGCCCCAGCAGCAACTGGTCCCAATGTCTCAGCAGAAGCACTACGAAAGCACTGAAGATGGCGTCTCTAGTAATTCTCAGTTCCAAATCAGTTCCAAATTGCACTACGAGAATGGCAGAACTGTCTTCTCCCAAACCCGCTACACTCCTAGGGAGGCTATGCTTGTTGACAGTGGAAATGCTCCCAATGACAGTGATGTTGGCATATTTGAACCAAGCACATACCCACCACTAGTAATGGATCCTACAAG GAAAATCTAA